From the genome of Vibrio coralliilyticus:
CCCAGATTTGGCGCATGAAATTGCTGAAAGAAAAGTCAAAATGGGACAGTCCGAAACTTACGAACAAGCAATGGAATACATAAATCAAAAACCTACGATAGCTCACATCATTTTGTATTGCGAAATCAGCTATGAAGTCAAAGATGGTGAAGTGACTGCTTCAGGCTATGCGCTAGTTCGCGGATAAGTATATAAACGCAATCTATAACGGAAAGACAGGAGCCAGTTATGAGCGCATCATCAACGAAGAAAATTTTCTTAGTCACAGTAACTATTCGCTTCGGAGGATATGAAAAATCGGTTGAATCGTTCAGAGAGGCCGCTAGTGAAGCTGACGCTGAATATGATGCATTGTGCGGTGAGACACACAATGAACCGCTAACTAGGGAGCTATATGAACAAGGTGATGATTGGTGGGATGACGACATGATTTATGAAGCTTCTTCTTTGGAAGTCCCTGAAGAGCTAGCTTGTGCTCTCAAAAAGTTCAATGAATACCCATTTAGATTAATCCAGTAGTCTTATTCGATGCTCTCTCTTTGCTGGTGGGGCATCCGATAAACCTACTACCACAAACATCACGGAAAGACTATCTATGAATATGCCGCAGCCAATAATCCATACGCGACTAATGCAGTCAGATATTGAAGAAGTTTTACGAACCGCAGGATATGACCAGAAGGACTACCCGTGGGCTGTTCGATTTGTAGGACGCTTCCCTGTACCTAAATGGCAGCGTGATCTTTGTTGGAGCAGAGAACAAAAAATCAAACTTATTGAATCCATTTGGTTGGGCTTTGATATCGGTTCATACATCGTAAATGAGTGGGATATGGAAGGTAATGTGCTGGTGGAAAACTCAGACATCGTAATTGATGGTCAGCAACGTATTGAAGCCATTTGTGCATACGCTCTAAATGATGAATTCTCAGTATTTGGAAAACGCTATTCGGAGCTGAATAAGCGAGAACAAGCACGTTTTAAAAAGACTAGCTTCCCTAAACGTATCACTCACACATTCAACGAGGATGCTTTAAAAGAAACATACAACCGACTCAATTTTGGTGGTACACAACACAAGCCAGAACAACGGGCATAACTAGGACGGAAAGAAGGAGAAAGCCATGATAGATGCTAACGGTGTTTGTAAAGAGTGCGGCCGCGAGTTTGACGATTTGCCCGAGTATTCGGCATGTCCAGACGAAGACTGTCCAAGTAACGAAGAGGAGTAGTTTTAGCCGCTGCGCTTGAGCTATCGAGCGCAGCACTAAGACTATTCACAGCAAACAACGGAAAGACGAGGGAACGAGCTATGACAATGATTACTGCATCTATTGAAGTCGACACTAACGCTTTTAAACCAAATGAAGCGCCTAAACCTCAGTTAAATCTCGGTTGGTTTTGCCGCGCGGGGAAGAATAACGTAAACGAGAGTATTTCGTTAAATGGTGGAAGAGTGGCATCTATTTCAGTTGAGCAAGGGGAAGGGAGAACTTGCAAAAACCTTACTATCCATAATTGTCACCTTTCATTTGTGTCTTTTGAAGATGCTAAGAAAGCATTTGAAGTTCCGGTGTATAAGGTGACACGCGGAGTCACGCTTCATCTAAGCGGTATGGATGACGTTCTACCTAGTTCGTATCGAGCACTTGAAGAAGGTTAATAAGGCCACTTGTTTGGTACGCCACCAGCTTTAGGCGTATCTGGTAGGTTTTATTACAAAACTATTTATCAACAACATCACAGTATGACACTGAGGCAGGTATTAACGAATCTAATGCCTGATTTTACCGACCCACACATCAATATTAATACCCCAAATTAGCTTACATTTATTTGCTCATCATTCGTTTTGTGCTATATTTATATGGTCAGTTAACAAAACAAACAC
Proteins encoded in this window:
- a CDS encoding DUF262 domain-containing protein gives rise to the protein MNMPQPIIHTRLMQSDIEEVLRTAGYDQKDYPWAVRFVGRFPVPKWQRDLCWSREQKIKLIESIWLGFDIGSYIVNEWDMEGNVLVENSDIVIDGQQRIEAICAYALNDEFSVFGKRYSELNKREQARFKKTSFPKRITHTFNEDALKETYNRLNFGGTQHKPEQRA